The window CAAGTTAGGAAATACACAGAACAATCTAAAAACATTTTACAAAAAAAATATATTAAGCGTTTTAGGATTTGGATTTTTAGCAGATATTATAGGTGCTTTGCTACTATTTATATTAGTAATATGTGAAGTTGTTGAATTGCCATATGAATTAAGCTCAGCGATAAGTTATGATCCATTTAGCCATCCTTTGGCAGTTATAATAATATTGTTTGCCATGCTTATATCAACAATTTTCATATTTATATTTAATTATAAATTTACTTTCAGCAAAGAAATTGAAGATCAAAAATTGAGATTAAAAGTATCAATTAGTATTGCACTGCTTACAATACCTTGGACATTCTTATTGCCTGCTAAATGGTTTTATAGTGGATTTTAATGTCTCATAAAACTAGTGATTATAAGACATATTATTTTAAAAGTTAAATTTAAAAAGATGGTTATTCAAATGTTAGATACTCATTCTTAATATTTTTCCATAAAACTTAGATTACACCGTTGAAATATCCGTTAAGAAAGTTCGTTGTATGAGCATAACGAGTTCAGAACTTTTAGGATATTTCATACGGTGTAATCTTTAGTTTTATTAAAATATTATTAGAGTATCGGTATTTTAATAACCATCTTTTTATTAGCTTATAAACCTACTTTTTATGCATTCTTAATTATTTCTAATACAAGCTTAGCAGTATTTACTAAATCTTCTATGCTAATATACTCTTCTAGTGTATGTACTTTTTTCATTCCCACACCTAAATTTACAGCCTTAATTCCATTTCCATTTAATATATTCGTATCACTACCACCACCAGATGCCTTAGTAATAGCTTCAAATCCTAATATACTACAAGCGTTTTTAACAATATTTACAATATCATCATTCTCATCTACATTAAATGCTGAATAGGCACGAGATGTATCTATTTCTGTCTTAGCTCCAAATTCTTTACAAGCCTCTTCTACACACTGAACCATATGAGCTGTTTGTTTATCTAATTTTTCATTTACTAAACTTCTAGCTTCCCCTGTTATAGTAACTTCTGGGCAAACTATATTCGTAACTTTACCACCCTCTATTATCCCAATATTAGCAGTAGTTTCTTCATCTATTCTAAGTAAATTCATCTTAGCTATTGCTGACGCTGCTACTTGAATCGCACTTACCCCTTCTTCTGGGCATACTCCTGCATGAGCTGGTATTCCTATAATCTTAGCTACTAATTTATCTTGTGCAGGTCCTTTAATTATAATTTCTCCTGGTGCTCCACCACTATCTAGTACAAAAGCCTTTTTGCTTTCAATCTTATCATACTCTAGGTTTTTAGTTCCATAAAGACCACCTTCTTCATAAATACTGAAGACTATTTCTATATTTCCATGATCTATATTTTCTTCTTTTAGTATTTTTACTGCTTCTATAATAGCTGCTATACCAGCCTTATCATCTGATCCTAATATTGTAGTTCCATCACTGTATATAACTCCATCTTTTACAATAGGTTTTATACTTAAACCTGGAGTAACGGTATCCATATGTGCACTAAACAGTATAGTCTCAGTATCTTTATTCCCTTTTAGCTTAGCTATAATATTTCCAGTATTTGATCCAACCTTCTTTCCTGCTTCATCTATGTATACCTCAAACCCTAGTTCTTCTAGTTCAAGCTTTATTTTATCTGCAAATTCCTTTTCATTTTTTGTTTCACTATCAATTTGAACATACTCTAAAAACTTTTTAACTATTCTTTCTTTGTTTATCATAACAAAACCTCCTACTAATTATAATATAAACCAATCATATCTATTATACTTCCCTTAATTCAAAAGTAGTATAGTTTTTTTTATACATATAAATCAAGGGTTTAAAGTTAAGAGATTTCTCTCTGTGAACTCTAAACCCTTAACTATTTCAAAATTTTTATTAATTACATAGGTAGTTTAATAAATGCTTCCGGTCCAATAGGTGCTCCTATTACAAACCATATAATTAATAATATTGTCCATCCTAATAAGAATGATATAGAGTATGGTACCATTGTAGATATTAATGTACCTATACCTATTTTCTTATCATACTTTTGTGCAAAAGCAACTATTACTGCAAAGTATGACATAAGCGGAGATATAATATTTGTAGTTGAATCTCCTATTCTATATGCAATCTGAGTAAATTCAGGGCTATATCCTATTCTCATAAGCATAGGAATAAATACTGGTGCCATTATAGCCCACTTTGCAGAGGCTGAACCTATAAATAAGTTAATAAATGCAGATACAAGGATGAATCCCATGATCATAGGAAGTCCTGTCATTTCTGTAGCCTTTAAAAAATCTGCTCCCTTTACTGCTAATATAGTACCTAGGTTTGTATACTTAAAATATGCTACGAATTGTGCTGCTACAAAAGATAATACTAAGTATCCGCCCATAGTGCTCATAGCCTTAGACATAAAGTTTACTATATCTTTATCTGAAGTTATAGTTTTAGATGCCATACCATATGCAATACCAGGTACCAGGAAGAATAAAGTTATAATCGGAACTAATCCAGCCATGAAAGCTGATCCTTTCATTATTCCACCAGTCTCTGGATTTCTTAATATTGCATCAGCTGGTAATACTAAAGCCAATATAATTCCAACAAATACTAACAATGTAATTCCAGCTACTGTTAAGCCACGCTTTTCATTAGATGTTAACTCATTTAATTCAAAAGTTTCATTACCTTTGTATTCACCAAGTCTTGGTTCTACAATCTTTTCAGTTACAAATGTACCTATACCTGTTATTAAAAAAGTAGATACAATCATAAAATACCAGTTAGCTGTAGGCGCTACTGTATATCCATCACTGATAAATCTAGCCGCTTCTGTTGATATACCTCCAAGTAGTGGATCAATAGTACCTACAAGTAAGTTAGCACTAAATCCTCCAGATACACCAGCAAATGCTGCTGCAAGTCCTGCTAATGGATGTCTTCCAAAACTTAAAAATACCATTGCTCCAAGTGGAACTAAAACAACATACCCTGCGTCCGATGCAACATTAGACATAATTCCTGCAAATACAACCACCATTGTTATAAGTTTTTTAGGTGTACTTAATACTAGTTTTCTAAGTAATGCCGATATAAGTCCACTTCCTTCAGCAACCCCAACCCCTAGCATAGCAACAAGTACTGTACCTAGTGGAGCAAATCCTGTAAAGTTTTTAACTGCTGTAGAGAACATGTATCTAATTCCATCCGCA is drawn from Tepidibacter hydrothermalis and contains these coding sequences:
- a CDS encoding M20/M25/M40 family metallo-hydrolase codes for the protein MINKERIVKKFLEYVQIDSETKNEKEFADKIKLELEELGFEVYIDEAGKKVGSNTGNIIAKLKGNKDTETILFSAHMDTVTPGLSIKPIVKDGVIYSDGTTILGSDDKAGIAAIIEAVKILKEENIDHGNIEIVFSIYEEGGLYGTKNLEYDKIESKKAFVLDSGGAPGEIIIKGPAQDKLVAKIIGIPAHAGVCPEEGVSAIQVAASAIAKMNLLRIDEETTANIGIIEGGKVTNIVCPEVTITGEARSLVNEKLDKQTAHMVQCVEEACKEFGAKTEIDTSRAYSAFNVDENDDIVNIVKNACSILGFEAITKASGGGSDTNILNGNGIKAVNLGVGMKKVHTLEEYISIEDLVNTAKLVLEIIKNA
- a CDS encoding AbgT family transporter, producing the protein METTKAKKKNGLFFKFLDMIENVGNRLPHPVTIFLLFSVAIMVVSHIAATAGLEIDFTMIDRSTKEVKDVTVKAVSLLNADGIRYMFSTAVKNFTGFAPLGTVLVAMLGVGVAEGSGLISALLRKLVLSTPKKLITMVVVFAGIMSNVASDAGYVVLVPLGAMVFLSFGRHPLAGLAAAFAGVSGGFSANLLVGTIDPLLGGISTEAARFISDGYTVAPTANWYFMIVSTFLITGIGTFVTEKIVEPRLGEYKGNETFELNELTSNEKRGLTVAGITLLVFVGIILALVLPADAILRNPETGGIMKGSAFMAGLVPIITLFFLVPGIAYGMASKTITSDKDIVNFMSKAMSTMGGYLVLSFVAAQFVAYFKYTNLGTILAVKGADFLKATEMTGLPMIMGFILVSAFINLFIGSASAKWAIMAPVFIPMLMRIGYSPEFTQIAYRIGDSTTNIISPLMSYFAVIVAFAQKYDKKIGIGTLISTMVPYSISFLLGWTILLIIWFVIGAPIGPEAFIKLPM